The Bos javanicus breed banteng chromosome 11, ARS-OSU_banteng_1.0, whole genome shotgun sequence genome includes a window with the following:
- the DOK1 gene encoding docking protein 1 isoform X1, protein MDGAVMEGPLFLQSQRFGTKRWRKTWAVLYPASPHGVARLEFFDHKGSSSGGGRGSSRRLDCKVIRLAECVSVAPVTVESPPEPGAAAFRLDTAQRSHLLAADAPSSAAWVQTLCQNAFPKGSWALAPAENPPKLSALEMLENSLYSPSWEGSQFWVTVQKTEAAERCGLHGSYVLRVEAERLTLLAPGAQRQILEPLLFWPYTLLRRYGRDKVMFSFEAGRRCPSGPGTFTFQTAQGNDIFQAVETAIHRQKIQGKAGQGQDVLRADSHEGEVADGKLASLAAPLELPGSPPALYSEPLDSLRIPPGPSQDSLYSDPLDSTPARAGEGTQLKKALYWDLCEHVQQKLIKAKLTDPKEDPIYDEPEGLAPATLRGLYDLPQEPKDAWWCQARVKEEGYELPYNPATDDYAVPPPRSTKPFPAPKPQGLALSESGAATGSGSQGHSSDTALYSQVQKSGASGSWDCGLSGVVTDRTGAKSEGST, encoded by the exons ATGGACGGGGCCGTGATGGAAGGGCCGCTGTTTTTGCAGAGTCAGCGTTTCGGGACCAAG AGATGGAGGAAGACCTGGGCGGTTCTCTACCCGGCCAGTCCCCACGGTGTCGCGCGGCTCGAGTTCTTTGACCACAAGGGGTCTAGCTCTGGAGGTGGCCGAGGGAGCTCGCGCCgcctggactgcaaggtgatccgtCTGGCAGAGTGTGTGAGCGTGGCCCCCGTGACAGTGGAGAGCCCCCCTGAGCCTGGCGCCGCAGCTTTTCGCCTGGATACCGCACAGCGATCCCACTTGCTGGCGGCCGACGCGCCGTCCAGTGCAGCCTGGGTGCAAACGCTGTGCCAAAACGCCTTTCCG AAAGGCAGCTGGGCCCTGGCACCTGCCGAGAACCCACCCAAGCTTTCTGCCCTGGAGATGCTGGAGAACTCGCTGTATAGCCCCTCCTGGGAAG GATCCCAGTTCTGGGTAACGGTGCAGAAGACTGAGGCCGCCGAGCGCTGTGGCCTGCATGGCTCCTATGTGCTGAGAGTGGAGGCAGAGAGGCTGACTCTTCTGGCCCCGGGGGCCCAGAGGCAGATATTGGAGCCACTTCTTTTCTGGCCCTACACTCTGTTGCGTCGCTATGGCCGTGACAAG GTTATGTTCTCTTTTGAGGCTGGCCGCCGCTGTCCCTCCGGCCCTGGAACCTTCACCTTCCAGACGGCACAGGGAAATGACATCTTTCAGGCAGTTGAGACTGCTATCCACCGACAGAAGATTCAGGGAAAGGCTGGCCAGGGGCAGGATGTTCTCAGAGCTGATTCCCATGAAGGAGAAGTGGCAGACGGGAAGTTGGCTTCCCTCGCGGCCCCCCTGGAGCTCCCAGGAAGCCCTCCAGCCCTGTATTCTGAACCCTTAGACTCCCTGCGCATTCCTCCAGGCCCTTCCCAAGATTCCCTGTACTCAGACCCCTTGGACAGCACCCCTGCTCGGGCAGGGGAGGGGACACAGTTAAAGAAAGCTCTCTACTGGGACTTGTGTGAACATGTGCAGCAAAAGCTGATAAAGGCCAAGTTGACAGACCCTAAAGAAGACCCCATTTATGATGAACCTGAGGGCCTGGCCCCAGCCACTCTCCGGGGCCTTTATGATCTGCCTCAGGAGCCCAAGGATGCGTGGTGGTGCCAGGCTCGGGTGAAGGAGGAGGGCTATGAGCTCCCCTACAACCCTGCCACGGATGATTATGCTGTGCCACCCCCTCGGAGCACAAAGCCCTTTCCAGCTCCCAAGCCCCAGGGCCTGGCCTTATCTGAATCTGGTGCTGCAACTGGCAGTGGCAGCCAAGGCCATAGCTCAGACACTGCCCTGTACAGCCAGGTCCAGAAAAGCGGGGCCTCAGGGAGCTGGGACTGTGGGCTCTCTGGAGTAGTGACTGACAGGACTGGGGCCAAGTCAGAGGGTTCCACGTGA
- the DOK1 gene encoding docking protein 1 isoform X2: protein MFSFEAGRRCPSGPGTFTFQTAQGNDIFQAVETAIHRQKIQGKAGQGQDVLRADSHEGEVADGKLASLAAPLELPGSPPALYSEPLDSLRIPPGPSQDSLYSDPLDSTPARAGEGTQLKKALYWDLCEHVQQKLIKAKLTDPKEDPIYDEPEGLAPATLRGLYDLPQEPKDAWWCQARVKEEGYELPYNPATDDYAVPPPRSTKPFPAPKPQGLALSESGAATGSGSQGHSSDTALYSQVQKSGASGSWDCGLSGVVTDRTGAKSEGST, encoded by the coding sequence ATGTTCTCTTTTGAGGCTGGCCGCCGCTGTCCCTCCGGCCCTGGAACCTTCACCTTCCAGACGGCACAGGGAAATGACATCTTTCAGGCAGTTGAGACTGCTATCCACCGACAGAAGATTCAGGGAAAGGCTGGCCAGGGGCAGGATGTTCTCAGAGCTGATTCCCATGAAGGAGAAGTGGCAGACGGGAAGTTGGCTTCCCTCGCGGCCCCCCTGGAGCTCCCAGGAAGCCCTCCAGCCCTGTATTCTGAACCCTTAGACTCCCTGCGCATTCCTCCAGGCCCTTCCCAAGATTCCCTGTACTCAGACCCCTTGGACAGCACCCCTGCTCGGGCAGGGGAGGGGACACAGTTAAAGAAAGCTCTCTACTGGGACTTGTGTGAACATGTGCAGCAAAAGCTGATAAAGGCCAAGTTGACAGACCCTAAAGAAGACCCCATTTATGATGAACCTGAGGGCCTGGCCCCAGCCACTCTCCGGGGCCTTTATGATCTGCCTCAGGAGCCCAAGGATGCGTGGTGGTGCCAGGCTCGGGTGAAGGAGGAGGGCTATGAGCTCCCCTACAACCCTGCCACGGATGATTATGCTGTGCCACCCCCTCGGAGCACAAAGCCCTTTCCAGCTCCCAAGCCCCAGGGCCTGGCCTTATCTGAATCTGGTGCTGCAACTGGCAGTGGCAGCCAAGGCCATAGCTCAGACACTGCCCTGTACAGCCAGGTCCAGAAAAGCGGGGCCTCAGGGAGCTGGGACTGTGGGCTCTCTGGAGTAGTGACTGACAGGACTGGGGCCAAGTCAGAGGGTTCCACGTGA